Proteins from one bacterium genomic window:
- the kdsA gene encoding 3-deoxy-8-phosphooctulonate synthase has protein sequence MGNVEVAGHQIGPGRSLFVIAGPCVLEDADEMLRLAGDVSAACRDAGLGVCFKSSYTKDNRTSGGSPRGPGREEGLRLLQRIKDAHGLPILTDIHHPEDAAVVAEVADILQIPAFLCRQSSLLEAAAAAGRVVNVKKGQFLAPGDMEHVAGKLRVAGCERILATERGTFFGYRDLVVDFRGHQIMHALGLPVVFDATHSVQSPGSSAGATGGKPELIPLLMRCGLAAGADAVFVETHHEPARALSDAGSQLPFARFAPLIDQAKRYRELYLEMTS, from the coding sequence ATGGGAAACGTCGAAGTCGCGGGTCACCAGATCGGTCCAGGACGCTCCCTCTTCGTGATCGCGGGGCCCTGCGTGCTCGAGGACGCGGACGAGATGCTGCGTCTCGCGGGCGACGTGTCCGCCGCGTGCCGCGACGCGGGCTTGGGCGTCTGTTTCAAGTCCAGCTACACCAAGGACAACCGCACCAGCGGCGGCTCGCCGCGCGGGCCCGGCCGCGAGGAGGGGCTGCGGCTCCTGCAGCGGATCAAGGACGCTCACGGCCTGCCGATCTTGACGGACATCCACCATCCAGAGGACGCCGCTGTCGTGGCCGAGGTGGCTGACATCCTGCAGATTCCGGCCTTCCTCTGCCGCCAGAGCTCCTTGCTGGAGGCCGCCGCGGCGGCCGGGCGGGTGGTGAACGTAAAGAAGGGCCAGTTCCTCGCTCCCGGTGACATGGAGCACGTGGCGGGCAAGCTGCGTGTCGCCGGCTGCGAGCGGATCCTGGCCACCGAGCGCGGCACCTTCTTCGGCTATCGCGATCTCGTCGTGGATTTCCGCGGGCACCAGATCATGCACGCGCTCGGCCTGCCCGTGGTCTTCGACGCCACACACTCGGTGCAGTCGCCCGGGAGTTCGGCTGGCGCCACCGGCGGCAAGCCCGAACTCATCCCGTTGTTGATGCGCTGCGGCCTGGCGGCGGGCGCCGACGCCGTCTTCGTGGAGACCCACCACGAACCGGCGCGCGCCCTGAGCGACGCCGGCAGCCAGTTGCCCTTCGCGCGTTTCGCGCCGCTGATCGACCAGGCGAAACGCTACCGCGAGCTGTACCTGGAGATGACCTCATGA
- a CDS encoding HAD hydrolase family protein: MTTGDWPPRPTGDYRREASRRLADGLLETFARVKAIVLDCDGVMTSGELIYGPQGEALKAFHARDGLGLVLARTAGIKLGLLTGRASAIAARRAAELRFDAVKLGRFDKRCALTEIMREFSLPAARILYMGDDLIDIPVLDLVGLPVTVPEAPADVRDRCRYVTDAAGGAGAVREVTDLVLMSQGLLGDTLARLAETAWSPGEEKP; this comes from the coding sequence ATGACGACGGGTGATTGGCCCCCCCGTCCCACCGGGGATTACAGGCGGGAAGCGTCGCGCCGCCTGGCGGACGGGTTGCTGGAAACGTTCGCGCGGGTGAAGGCCATCGTCCTGGACTGCGACGGTGTTATGACCAGCGGGGAGCTGATCTACGGCCCGCAGGGGGAGGCGTTGAAGGCCTTCCACGCCCGCGACGGGCTCGGGCTGGTCCTGGCGCGGACCGCCGGCATCAAGCTGGGGCTGCTCACGGGTCGCGCCAGCGCCATCGCCGCCCGGCGCGCCGCGGAACTGCGCTTCGACGCGGTGAAGCTCGGCCGTTTCGACAAGCGGTGCGCCCTGACCGAGATCATGCGGGAGTTCTCCCTGCCGGCGGCGCGGATCCTGTACATGGGCGACGATCTCATCGACATTCCCGTCCTCGACCTGGTTGGGCTGCCCGTCACCGTCCCGGAGGCTCCGGCCGATGTGCGCGATCGCTGCCGTTACGTGACAGACGCGGCGGGTGGCGCGGGCGCGGTGCGCGAGGTGACCGATCTGGTACTGATGAGCCAGGGCCTGCTGGGCGACACCCTGGCGCGACTGGCCGAAACGGCCTGGTCGCCCGGCGAGGAGAAGCCATGA
- a CDS encoding KpsF/GutQ family sugar-phosphate isomerase, with translation MHDADVPRPDAEILDIGREVFAQQARELSALGDRLGPSFLAAVRTMQNCDGRVIVTGLGKSGIVARKLAATLTATGTPAHFIHPVEAIHGDLGVAGSGDVMLAISRSGENPEVTQLAGLARHFGMVMIALTGRMDSQLARLSDIVIPCGVSREACPLNLTPTTSATAAMVTGDAIALALLTLRGFDERDFAVYHPGGVLGRSLLLRVGELMHTGEEMPLVGLEASLRECLPELVGKRLGCACVVRGDGTLAGICADGDVKRILLEYDDPLEKPVSELMTPDPETIGADDLAVVALRRMEERKQGPITVLVVVDTDGKPVGLLHIHDILRAGIYGRGSVDESSR, from the coding sequence ATGCACGACGCCGACGTACCGCGTCCGGACGCGGAGATACTCGACATCGGCCGCGAGGTGTTCGCGCAGCAAGCGCGCGAGCTGAGCGCTCTCGGCGACAGGCTGGGCCCGTCCTTTTTGGCGGCCGTGCGCACCATGCAGAACTGCGACGGCCGCGTGATCGTGACGGGACTGGGGAAGTCGGGAATCGTGGCGCGCAAGCTGGCCGCCACGCTGACCGCCACCGGCACGCCGGCACATTTCATACATCCGGTGGAGGCCATCCACGGCGATCTGGGCGTCGCGGGTTCGGGAGATGTCATGCTGGCCATCTCGCGCAGCGGCGAAAACCCGGAAGTGACGCAGCTCGCCGGGCTCGCCCGTCATTTCGGCATGGTGATGATCGCGTTGACGGGGCGCATGGATTCGCAGCTGGCCCGGCTCAGCGACATCGTGATCCCCTGCGGCGTCTCGCGCGAAGCCTGTCCCCTGAACCTGACCCCGACCACCAGCGCCACCGCCGCCATGGTCACCGGGGACGCCATCGCGCTCGCCCTGCTCACGCTGCGCGGTTTCGACGAGCGGGACTTCGCCGTCTATCACCCCGGCGGCGTCCTGGGGCGTTCGCTGCTCCTGCGCGTCGGCGAGTTGATGCATACCGGAGAAGAGATGCCGCTGGTGGGCCTGGAAGCGAGTCTGCGCGAATGTCTGCCGGAACTGGTGGGCAAACGGCTGGGCTGCGCGTGCGTGGTGCGCGGCGACGGCACCCTGGCCGGCATCTGCGCGGACGGCGACGTCAAGCGCATCCTGCTCGAATACGACGACCCGCTGGAGAAGCCGGTTTCCGAGTTGATGACGCCCGATCCCGAGACCATCGGCGCCGACGACTTGGCCGTCGTCGCCCTGCGGCGCATGGAGGAACGAAAGCAGGGGCCGATCACGGTGCTGGTCGTCGTCGACACCGACGGCAAGCCCGTGGGACTGCTGCATATCCATGACATCCTGCGCGCGGGCATCTATGGCCGGGGATCCGTGGACGAATCATCCCGGTAA
- a CDS encoding lysophospholipid acyltransferase family protein, protein MLPVRMVPDEVSPVKRRFRRACYHRLAVCLSWAVRRLPTGAGRRLCTALVQAGLRLRNRERERARANLRLVFPELADTDRERLLGRSAAALGANLFDALTLDRWHARDYEGVSEDGAMAALRDLRARGRGVLVLTGHFGCWELLGGYLARGLAGLTVVTGTIHNPPVDRLVNDWRRGVGLTPVPREGGLRPLLQCLRGGGVAAVLLDQHTRVENVMVPFCGFPAPTPVGFARLALKLGTPVLPVVIGRRGSGHRVTHLPPLEPGDYVGAGAVEDFLADCNAALETCLRRNPAEWVWFHARWHVASKPGGSEPD, encoded by the coding sequence ATGTTACCTGTACGTATGGTCCCGGACGAGGTGTCGCCCGTCAAACGCAGGTTCCGCCGCGCGTGCTACCATCGACTGGCCGTGTGCTTGTCGTGGGCCGTGCGTCGCTTGCCGACCGGCGCGGGCCGGCGGCTCTGCACGGCGCTCGTGCAGGCGGGATTGAGGCTGCGGAACCGGGAGCGAGAGAGGGCGCGCGCGAACCTGCGCCTGGTCTTTCCGGAACTGGCGGATACCGACCGTGAACGCCTGCTCGGTCGCTCGGCCGCAGCCCTGGGGGCCAACCTCTTCGACGCCTTGACGCTCGACCGGTGGCATGCACGGGATTACGAGGGCGTGAGCGAGGACGGGGCCATGGCCGCGCTGCGGGACCTGCGGGCGCGCGGCCGCGGCGTGCTGGTCCTGACGGGTCATTTCGGGTGCTGGGAACTGCTGGGCGGCTATCTGGCCCGGGGTCTGGCTGGGTTGACGGTCGTGACCGGCACCATCCACAACCCGCCGGTGGACCGCCTGGTGAACGACTGGCGCCGGGGCGTGGGCCTGACGCCCGTGCCGCGCGAGGGCGGTCTCAGGCCGTTGTTGCAATGTCTGCGCGGGGGCGGCGTCGCGGCGGTGCTCCTGGACCAGCACACGCGCGTGGAGAACGTGATGGTTCCTTTCTGTGGATTCCCGGCGCCCACGCCGGTGGGATTCGCCAGGTTGGCCCTGAAGCTGGGGACGCCCGTGCTGCCGGTGGTCATCGGCCGCAGGGGATCCGGGCACAGGGTGACGCATCTGCCGCCGCTGGAACCCGGCGATTACGTCGGCGCCGGGGCGGTGGAGGATTTCCTCGCGGACTGCAACGCCGCGCTCGAAACGTGCCTGCGGCGGAACCCGGCCGAGTGGGTCTGGTTCCATGCACGTTGGCACGTTGCCTCGAAACCAGGCGGGAGTGAACCGGATTGA
- the lptC gene encoding LPS export ABC transporter periplasmic protein LptC: MTHIIDMLFSTPLRPAALAAALILCVGLAGCTDNERVAATGELSADLPDQELFNTTIYDSKEGMRRWILQSDRLARYNDQDEAQLFGVHMDFYRANGLFSTLTSLRGRANLKTNDLFAWGEVVVVTRDGRRLETEELDYDDATGLISNEVFNRFTRGDNVMTGIGMEATPELDRFELKQSVEATIFDEEPVTGEIDRE; encoded by the coding sequence TTGACGCACATCATCGACATGCTCTTCTCGACCCCGCTGCGCCCGGCGGCCCTGGCCGCGGCGCTCATCCTCTGCGTCGGCCTCGCCGGTTGCACCGACAACGAACGGGTGGCCGCGACCGGGGAGCTGTCGGCAGACCTGCCCGACCAGGAGCTGTTCAACACCACCATCTACGATTCGAAGGAGGGCATGCGGCGTTGGATCCTCCAGAGCGACCGCCTGGCCCGTTATAACGACCAGGACGAGGCCCAGCTCTTCGGCGTGCACATGGATTTCTACCGGGCCAACGGCCTGTTCTCCACGCTGACCTCCCTGCGGGGCCGCGCCAACCTGAAGACCAACGACCTCTTCGCCTGGGGTGAAGTGGTCGTGGTGACCCGGGACGGGCGCCGCCTGGAGACCGAGGAGCTGGACTACGACGATGCCACGGGCCTGATCAGCAACGAGGTGTTCAACCGTTTCACCCGCGGCGACAACGTCATGACGGGCATCGGCATGGAGGCGACCCCGGAACTGGATCGTTTCGAGCTGAAGCAGTCGGTCGAGGCCACGATCTTCGACGAGGAACCGGTCACCGGGGAGATCGACCGTGAATGA
- the lptB gene encoding LPS export ABC transporter ATP-binding protein has translation MVLAGRGLRKVYRGRAVVDDVELEFREGEVTGLLGPNGAGKTTTFYIIVGFIRPEQGTVSLGGEDISRLPMYKRARKGIGYLPQESSIFRRLTVEENLMAILQTLPLKKAERVERMDELLEEMGITHIRRSRGYQLSGGERRRVEIARALVTRPRFMLLDEPFAGIDPIAVADLQESVSKLRERGIGILITDHNVRETLSITDRAYIMYEGRIEFSGSPDEIVGNAKAREIYLGESFTL, from the coding sequence CTGGTCCTGGCGGGACGGGGGTTGCGCAAGGTCTACCGCGGTCGTGCGGTGGTCGACGACGTCGAACTGGAGTTCCGCGAGGGCGAGGTCACGGGGCTGCTGGGACCGAACGGCGCCGGCAAGACCACGACCTTCTATATCATCGTCGGTTTCATCCGGCCGGAGCAGGGAACGGTCAGCCTCGGGGGCGAGGACATCTCGAGGCTGCCCATGTACAAGCGGGCCCGCAAGGGGATCGGCTACCTGCCCCAGGAATCGTCCATCTTCCGCCGCCTGACGGTGGAAGAGAACCTGATGGCGATCCTCCAGACGCTGCCCCTGAAGAAGGCCGAGCGCGTCGAGCGCATGGACGAGCTGCTCGAGGAGATGGGGATCACCCACATCCGGCGCAGCCGCGGCTATCAGCTCTCCGGCGGGGAGCGGCGGCGCGTCGAGATCGCGCGCGCCCTGGTGACGCGTCCCCGTTTCATGCTCCTGGACGAACCGTTCGCCGGCATCGATCCGATCGCGGTGGCGGATCTCCAGGAGAGCGTGTCCAAGCTGAGGGAGCGCGGCATAGGTATTCTGATAACGGATCACAACGTGCGTGAGACGTTGAGTATAACCGACCGTGCGTACATAATGTACGAGGGTCGCATCGAGTTCTCCGGATCGCCGGACGAGATCGTGGGCAATGCCAAGGCGCGGGAAATCTACCTGGGCGAGTCGTTTACGCTATAG
- the rpoN gene encoding RNA polymerase factor sigma-54 has protein sequence MNMKLRLHQGLYQRQQLVMTQRLQQALKLLQIPTLELEQILRQELQINPLLEEFDPSEEDELQETEAEKEEPEAASEASPAEAPVDWDEYFKDGFKDGTWEREHDDEDRLERPAPSVLTGQQEMTAQLSLAVEDELDRKIGEYLIGSLDEAGYLTSPLSEAAAHFDVDEERVEHVLKAIQDFDPPGVGARDIQECLLLQLGARGRGDSLEAEVIRNHFEALKNRKFADIAREMKITPREVQEIAERIGELDPKPGMTTSQEGAAYITPDLIVEKVDDDYVVYLNDGNIPRLRVSNAYDAVQAGKKGGDTDTVQFIDEKRRYAEWIIKTIEQRRRTMIKVMEAIVREQKAFFVSGAIALRPLTLQQVATEIGMHESTVSRVTKQKYCQTPRGVFPLKYFFSAGLDTDAGDEVAAKAVKEMIQEIVAGENTSRPLSDKKIVELLSVSGLKIARRTVAKYRDHLGILNARMRKKF, from the coding sequence ATGAACATGAAGCTGAGACTGCACCAGGGCCTCTATCAACGCCAGCAGCTGGTGATGACGCAACGTCTCCAGCAGGCCTTGAAGCTGCTGCAGATTCCCACGCTTGAACTCGAACAGATCCTGCGGCAGGAGCTCCAGATCAACCCTCTGCTGGAGGAGTTCGATCCGAGCGAAGAAGACGAGCTGCAGGAAACGGAGGCGGAGAAGGAGGAACCCGAAGCGGCCTCGGAAGCGTCTCCCGCCGAAGCGCCGGTCGACTGGGACGAGTACTTCAAGGACGGCTTCAAGGACGGGACCTGGGAGCGCGAGCACGACGACGAGGATCGCCTCGAACGGCCCGCCCCGTCGGTCCTCACCGGCCAGCAGGAGATGACGGCACAGCTCTCGCTGGCCGTCGAGGATGAACTCGACCGCAAGATCGGCGAGTACCTCATCGGCAGCCTCGACGAGGCCGGCTACCTGACCTCTCCGTTGTCCGAGGCGGCCGCCCACTTCGATGTCGACGAGGAGCGCGTGGAGCACGTCCTGAAGGCCATCCAGGATTTCGACCCGCCCGGCGTGGGTGCCCGCGACATCCAGGAATGCCTGTTGCTCCAGCTGGGCGCGCGGGGGCGGGGGGACAGCCTCGAGGCCGAGGTCATCCGGAACCACTTCGAGGCGCTGAAGAACCGCAAGTTCGCCGATATCGCCCGCGAGATGAAGATCACGCCCCGGGAAGTCCAGGAGATCGCCGAACGCATAGGCGAGCTGGACCCCAAGCCCGGCATGACCACTTCGCAGGAGGGCGCGGCCTACATCACGCCCGACCTGATCGTGGAGAAGGTGGATGACGACTACGTGGTCTACCTGAACGACGGCAACATCCCGCGACTGCGCGTGAGCAACGCCTACGACGCGGTGCAGGCGGGCAAGAAGGGCGGCGACACGGATACGGTCCAGTTCATCGACGAGAAACGGCGCTACGCGGAATGGATCATCAAGACCATCGAACAGCGGCGGCGGACCATGATCAAGGTCATGGAGGCCATCGTCCGGGAACAGAAGGCGTTCTTCGTCTCCGGCGCCATCGCGCTGCGGCCCTTGACCCTGCAGCAGGTCGCCACGGAGATCGGCATGCACGAGTCGACGGTCTCGCGGGTCACCAAGCAGAAGTATTGCCAGACTCCCCGCGGCGTCTTTCCCCTGAAGTACTTCTTCTCCGCCGGGCTCGACACCGACGCGGGCGACGAGGTCGCCGCCAAGGCGGTCAAGGAGATGATACAGGAGATCGTGGCCGGCGAGAATACGTCCCGGCCGCTGTCGGACAAGAAGATCGTGGAATTGCTGTCGGTCAGCGGACTGAAGATCGCCCGGCGCACCGTGGCCAAGTACCGCGATCATCTGGGCATCCTGAACGCCAGGATGCGCAAGAAGTTCTAG
- the raiA gene encoding ribosome-associated translation inhibitor RaiA has protein sequence MQLEINSRHFALGDDMRDKIVEKLENLERYSPTEPVGARMTLTFAGGRFTGDLTYNIKHHSCHTKVEHVEPDTAAYLAIESIERQLRRHKDKMKDHRGRAAEGGLGEAMTLLSDNLLDNNGSAMTNDGFVLKDLTLAEAKEAYARSETPFFVFRNLDTAEVAVLYRKEDGQTGVMKPE, from the coding sequence ATGCAGTTGGAGATCAATAGCCGGCATTTCGCTCTCGGCGACGACATGCGCGACAAGATCGTGGAGAAGCTCGAGAACCTGGAGCGCTACAGCCCCACGGAGCCGGTCGGCGCGAGGATGACGCTGACCTTTGCCGGCGGACGCTTCACGGGCGATCTCACCTACAACATCAAGCACCATTCCTGCCACACCAAGGTCGAGCACGTCGAGCCGGACACCGCTGCCTACCTCGCCATCGAGAGCATCGAGCGCCAGCTGCGCCGGCACAAGGACAAGATGAAGGATCACCGGGGACGGGCGGCCGAGGGCGGCCTCGGCGAAGCCATGACCCTGCTGAGCGACAATCTGCTCGACAACAACGGATCGGCCATGACCAACGACGGATTCGTACTCAAGGACCTCACGCTGGCGGAGGCCAAGGAGGCCTATGCCCGGAGCGAGACCCCGTTCTTCGTCTTCCGCAACCTGGACACTGCGGAGGTGGCGGTCCTGTATCGCAAGGAAGACGGCCAGACGGGCGTGATGAAGCCAGAGTAA